A genome region from Leptodactylus fuscus isolate aLepFus1 chromosome 6, aLepFus1.hap2, whole genome shotgun sequence includes the following:
- the LOC142210796 gene encoding cyclin-dependent kinase inhibitor 1B-like: MANIAVQEDSMTALLLPRMGIGASGRGVCRSLFGPIDHDELKSELKRQLKEIQASDCQRWNFDFEAGTPLKGTFFWEPLESKEMPSFYRESRLCPASATPLSRQSSSRLSVPTVDTREESPAETVQQSKECAKENADKAVKKCQAVKGPTKTSTNTTSSLLRKREISTSITDYFPKRKRIQAPKTDNMKISSHSLCTLEQTPRKKIR; the protein is encoded by the exons ATGGCCAACATAGCTGTACAGGAGGACAGTATGACAGCCTTACTGCTGCCCAGGATGGGCATAGGTGCCAGTGGAAGGGGAGTGTGCAGAAGTTTATTTGGCCCCATCGACCATGACGAGCTGAAATCTGAACTGAAGAGGCAGCTCAAGGAGATCCAAGCATCTGACTGTCAACGATGGAACTTTGATTTTGAAGCTGGAACACCCCTGAAGGGGACTTTCTTTTGGGAGCCATTGGAAAGTAAGGAGATGCCAAGCTTTTATAGGGAGAGCAGACTTTGCCCAGCCAGTGCCACCCCATTGTCCAGGCAGTCAAGCAGTAGGCTCTCTGTGCCAACAGTAGATACCAGAGAGGAGTCACCAGCTGAGACTGTGCAGCAAAGCAAAGAGTGTGCAAAGGAAAACGCAGACAAGGCTGTCAAGAAATGTCAAGCTGTTAAAGGACCAACTAAGACGTCAACAAACACAACTTCATCCCTTCTCAGGAAGAGGGAGATCAGCACTTCCATAACTG ATTATTTCCCTAAGAGGAAGAGAATACAAGCTCCCAAAACTGACAACATGAAAATTTCCAGCCACTCTCTTTGCACTTTGGAGCAAACCCCTAGGAAGAAGATCCGATGA